In Ailuropoda melanoleuca isolate Jingjing unplaced genomic scaffold, ASM200744v2 unplaced-scaffold25527, whole genome shotgun sequence, the genomic stretch gtttttactgtttcttaTTGTGACGATTGTAAGCAGGTAGTGTAAACAGAGTTTCATCTTAAGTCCAAGAAATTCAGGTTTAAcatactcatttattttgtgtgtgaatGTTTATAACTTCCAACCTCTAGTATGAACATTTGAATCAGAATAATTCAATCTTTTCATGGATCTAGGGAAGTATAGGAATGGGAAAGACCAATGGATTTTGGTGTTATGAGAACCAACTCTGTCCCAAGCATTATTTACTTTCCCCAGTGTTTTATTTCGTATTTGCTCTCTGAGTTATAATGTGCTATGATTATTATTTGAATACTTAATTGATTTGGGTCACTAATGTTTGGCTTTATGCAAGTGTGGTGCATCCATATGATGCACTTAAATGTGGCCATTAAAAACcatattacagaaaaattttaatgagagGAGAAATGTCATAAAATGCTGCAAGGCACAAAACTATATATAATCTTAATTTTGAGTATATATGCATAGGAAATATTGAAAGATAGACACAAAATATTAGCTTTGATGACATTAAGGATTAAGAATGCAAGGAGGACAAGTAAGCGTCTCAAGCATAGACTCAAACgaccccatttttattttatttataagctCATACTTACTGTCTGACGGATGTTCACCAAACATCTCTGGGACATGGTGGAGAGTGAGAGAAGGGGCCTGCCACTTTCTCTGtgggtttttaaacatttactcatTCCTATAAACATGCTTCTCTTGTTCTGAGGAGATGTGTCCCATAGGAAATGTTTGAGTATGTAGGGTTTCTGGTGATAATTGTCGCACACCACTGTGATTCTAAATGCCCTGGTGTTTATTGTGATAGAGATGATGATGGTTTTGTCCATCAAGCTATATTTTCTTGTTTCGTAGATTTCACTGTTACAGTACATGAGTACTgccatttgtacttttttttttcttttctcaattctcaagaggaagaaggagaaaagcaaactCTATCTGAATTCATCATCTTGGGATTCGCCAACCTAAATGATTTTCAAGTTCTACTTCACAGTATTCCTTATGACCTATATCTGTACTCTGGGAGGAAATCTCTTTGTTATCTTGGTGACCGTGGCTGATCCCCATCTGCACACTCCCATGTACCATTTTCTGAGGAATTTGGCCTTTCTTGACATCTGCTACACCACCACCAACGTCCCCCAGATGATGGCCTGTCTCCTGTCAGAGAAGAAGAGCATTTCCTATGGCGGATGTGTGGTTCAATTGCttgcattcattttcttttcttttttttttttttaaattttattttattatattatgttaatcaccatacagtacatccccagattccgatgtaaagtttgatgcttcattagttgcgtataacacccagtgcaccatgcaatacgtgccctccttactacccatcaccagtctatcccattcccccaccccctcccctctgaagtcttcagtttgtttctcatagtccatagtctctcatgtcattcccccttctgattaccccccttttctttatccctttcttcccctaccgatcctcctagttcttatgttccatagatgagagaaatcatatgataattgtctttctctgcttgacttatttcacttagcattatctcctccagtgccgtccatgttgcagcaaatgttgagaattcgttctttctgatagctgagtaatattccattgtatatatggaccacagcttcttaatccagtcatctgttgaagggcatctcggctccttccatgatttggctattgtggacaagcttgcattcattttctttgtaggATCAGAGTGTCTCCTCCTGGGAGCCATGGCATATGACCGTTACATTGCAATCTGCAAACCCCTCAGGTACTCAGTGATTATGAACAGGGCCCTGTATGGCCGGTTAGCTGCCTCGTGCTGGACTGGGGGTTTCCTCAACTCAGTGGTGCACACAGCACTGACCTTCCGCCTGCCCTTCTGTGGCAACAACCAGATTCAGTATTTCTTCTGTGACATCCCCCCTTTGCTGCTGTTGTCTTGTGGGGACACTTTGGTCAAGGAGTTGGCATTGCTCTCCATTGGGGTCTTCATTGGGTGGGCTCCTTTCCTGGGCATCGTCGTTTCCTACCTGTCTATTATCTCTACCATCTTGAGAATCCGGTCCTCAGAGGGGAGGCAAAAGGCCTTTTCGACCTGTGCCTCACACCTGGTCATTGTCCTTCTCTACTATGGCAGCGCCATCTTCACGTACATGCGGCCCATCTCATCTTACTCACTGGAGAAATACAGACTAATCTCTGTATTGTACAGTGTTGTTACCCCCATGCTAAACCCTGTAATTTACACACTGAGGAATAAGGACATCAAAGGGGCTGTGAAGGCCATGGGGAGAAGGTGGCAGCCACCAATTCCCTCTTTTGATATGTAACTTTCACTCATCTGTAACCAATATTCTTATAGCAGAAATTAACTTTTCACTAGCCAGCTGTTGGCAGTGACACTCAACTTACAAGTTGATTGCAGTGTTGGGACAGATAGTGAACAGTCGACGCGCTCAGTTCTAAGGGTACATATTCTTGAGATTTAGTTTAGTTAATCCTGTGCACGAGATGTGGATGTTGCTGTTTTTAGATGTTTTCTTCTTAGTGATACTGTCCATTCCTGAATCCTTCATTCAAAATATGGTGCCACTCTTTCATGCAATATGTGCTTGGTGGACATCACCTTCTAGTACTTTCCTTCCTTTGTGTATTACCACTTATGTGTTGAGGAATGTGAAAGCCTTTATCCTAATCCTCctcatatatgtttattatattccACTTCTTATGACTTAAGTCATgcatttggcttttctttctttattaggTTCTTCTTAATAAAGCATCATAATCAATGCACTGAGTTCACATTACACTGCTTTTGACAGAGTTATGTGAATCATGATGAAATGATGTTTTATCTCTGGTTCTGCTGGCAattaagtttggtttttttccccagttgcTTGGGTCAATGACAATTTATCTTCATGTTGGAAGGAAGATAGTCATAGTTTCTCAATCCTAGCTTATATTCCTTACTGTGTCCAAAAAATGGAATATCCTAAAAGAAAGTTTCTAGAAATAGGCCCACATGGCAAGTTACTATTTTATAGGGAACTTAGAATTCAGGAAACATTTAtctaaaacaaagataaactcaaaatgaagaaagacctcaatgtgagacaggaatccatcaaactcctagaggagaacacaggcagcaacttctatgacatcagccacaataacttctttcaagacacgtctctaaagacaagagaaccaaaagcaaaaatgaacttttgggacttcatcgggataaaaagcttctacacagcaaaggaaacagtcaaaaaagctaagaggcaatccacagaatgggagaagatatttgcaaatgacactacagataacgggctggtatccaagatgtataaagaacttctcacaCTCAATGCCGAAAACACAAAGAATCTAGtcgagaaatgggcagaatacgCGAACAGACAATTCTTCAAAGAAGAGACAcgaatggtcaacagacacatgaaaagatgctccacagcactagccatcaggggaattcagatcaaaaccacaCGGAGATACCGTCTGACGCCGGTTAGAGTaaccaaaattaacaagacaggaaacaaaaagtgttggtgatgatgaagagaaaggggaaccctcttacactgctggcaggaatgcaagc encodes the following:
- the LOC100472310 gene encoding LOW QUALITY PROTEIN: olfactory receptor 5V1-like (The sequence of the model RefSeq protein was modified relative to this genomic sequence to represent the inferred CDS: inserted 2 bases in 2 codons), translating into EEGEKQTLSEFIILGFANLNDFQVLXFTVFLMTYICTLGGNLFVILVTVADPHLHTPMYHFLRNLAFLDICYTTTNVPQMMACLLSEKKSISYGGCVVQLLLAFIFFVGSECLLLGAMAYDRYIAICKPLRYSVIMNRALYGRLAASCWTGGFLNSVVHTALTFRLPFCGNNQIQYFFCDIPPLLLLSCGDTLVKELALLSIGVFIGWAPFLGIVVSYLSIISTILRIRSSEGRQKAFSTCASHLVIVLLYYGSAIFTYMRPISSYSLEKYRLISVLYSVVTPMLNPVIYTLRNKDIKGAVKAMGRRWQPPIPSFDM